Within Microbacterium oryzae, the genomic segment TCGGGCGCGTAGATCGCCGCACCGGCGCGCTCGGCCACGACCTGGAGCTGGTTCACCGCGTTCGGGCGCTGGAGGTCGGCCGCGACGAGGATGGGCGTGTGGCCCTCCTTCTCGAGCCGTCGCGCGAGCTTGCCGGCGAACGTCGTCTTGCCGGAGCCCTGGAGGCCGGCGAGCATGATGACCGTGGGCGGGGTCTTCGCGAAGGCGAGACGACGCTGCTCGCCGCCGAGGATGCCGACGAGCTCCTCGTTGACGATCTGCACGACCTGCTGCGCGGGGTTCAGCGCCTTGTTGACGTCGTCGCTCAGGGCGCGCTCGCGCACGCGGGCGGAGAACTCCTTCACGACCTGCAGCGCGACGTCGGCGTCGAGCAGGGCGCGACGGATCTCGCGGACGGTGCCGTCGACATCCGCCGCCGAGAGCTTCCCCTTCGTGCGGAGATTGCGGAAGGTCTCGGTGAGGCGGTCGGAGAGCGTGCCGAAAGTAGCCATGATGAGTCGATTTTACCCGGCGGCGGGCGGGTCCGCGCGCCGCGGGACCGCGGGCGCCACCGCCAGCGCCGCCGCGACCACGTCGCGCAGCGAGCTGACGCCCGGACCGGCGTGCGCCCAGTGCCGCAGAGCGCTCACCACCGCGCCGGCATAGGCGGCGCCGATGACGTCGGCGGCGAGCGGATCCTGCCCACCTCGGCGGAGCGCGGCCGACAGCAGTGCCGCCACCCTGGCCATCCGCACCGCCGCCTCGCGCTCGAGGTCGGCGGCGATCCCCATCGCGTCGGCGTGCGTGAAGGCCAGGGCGAGCGGGTCGGGGCGCAGGTCGTCGGCGAAGGCGAGGATGGCGCGGTGCAGGTCGGCGGTGTCGAGCGGCGCGCGAGGCGCCTGGAGGTCGTCGGCCAGTCCGTCGAGGCGCTCGTCGAGTCCCGCCCACAGGAGCCCCGACTTGGAGCTGGCGTAGTTGAAGAAGCTGGACCGGCTGACGCCCGCGCGGGTCGCGATGTCCGCGATGGACGTGGCGTCGAACCCCTGCTCGAGGAACAGCTCGCAGGCCGCCTCGGCGAGCGTCTCGCGCGAGGAGGCCCGGGGGCGCCCGGCTCTGGAAGTGGCCATCCGGCCCAGGCTAGCGGGCCTCAGACCGCCTGGGCGAAGCCCTGCTCGGCGCCGGCGGCGATGTGCGCGAGGTGCGGCGGGATCTCCCGCCCCTTCGACACCATCGACTGCGCCCACAGCCGCCCCGCCCGGTACGACGAGCGCACGAGCGGACCGGCGAGGACGCCGAGGAAGCCGATGCGCTCGGCCTCCTCCTTGAACGCGACGAACTCCTCCGGCTTCACCCAGCGCTGCACCGGCAGGTGCCGCGGCGACGGCCGGAGGTACTGCGTGATCGTGATGATGTCGCAGCCGGCATCGTGCAGGTCGCGCAGCGCGTCGACGACCTCGTCGGGCGTCTCGCCCATCCCGAGGATGAGGTTCGACTTCGTGATGAGGCCGGCGCCGCGCGCGGCGGTGAGCACGCCGAGCGAGCGCTCGTACCGGAACGCCGGGCGGATGCGCTTGAAGATGCGCGGCACGGTCTCGACGTTGTGGGCGAACACCTCGGGCCGCGCATCGAAGACGACCTGCAGCAGCCGCGGGTCGCCCGAGAAGTCCGTCGCGAGCAGCTCGACGCCGGTGCCCGGGTTCAGCTCG encodes:
- a CDS encoding TetR/AcrR family transcriptional regulator — its product is MATSRAGRPRASSRETLAEAACELFLEQGFDATSIADIATRAGVSRSSFFNYASSKSGLLWAGLDERLDGLADDLQAPRAPLDTADLHRAILAFADDLRPDPLALAFTHADAMGIAADLEREAAVRMARVAALLSAALRRGGQDPLAADVIGAAYAGAVVSALRHWAHAGPGVSSLRDVVAAALAVAPAVPRRADPPAAG
- the lipA gene encoding lipoyl synthase; its protein translation is MSAAPDGRRLLRLEVRNAQTPIERKPSWIKTTARQGPEYRELHALVKSEELHTVCQEAGCPNIFECWEDREATFLIGGAQCTRRCDFCQIDTGRPADYDTDEPRRVAESVQRMRLRYATVTGVARDDLDDEGAWLHAETVRRIHELNPGTGVELLATDFSGDPRLLQVVFDARPEVFAHNVETVPRIFKRIRPAFRYERSLGVLTAARGAGLITKSNLILGMGETPDEVVDALRDLHDAGCDIITITQYLRPSPRHLPVQRWVKPEEFVAFKEEAERIGFLGVLAGPLVRSSYRAGRLWAQSMVSKGREIPPHLAHIAAGAEQGFAQAV